A window from Mya arenaria isolate MELC-2E11 chromosome 9, ASM2691426v1 encodes these proteins:
- the LOC128246312 gene encoding uncharacterized protein LOC128246312 — translation MAMDLEYFHPLSLRLSRVLDDVGVSWRIMKRRRMTYLNREATESLWAMLLGKDVVFFYFGSQSEGTTSRGLGSDVDILGCLGHVNIMTDKRDWIYGKDNLFMIKEELTPPQHYLLQEIRADIPEPVTDSQQCYCLKDVNGRSFRSSLLVDIAAKMVFGKYRMVSSGPSKSISKDVDVVAAFKCRSLPPECQAWFDRPRPGHWPSAYLFRQARQCGCFLVPDGHPDSFSEHLEWRMTPNLVERLLMFSLNIIQLKCYVLLKMIKKCFFAPLVGDRFTSFHCKTVLFFTVERTPPALWKEHNLLKCVLCCIHTLIRMLKIGWCPHFIVSGVNLFDGKLQKHSQCKLYSLKTQPTGQAFRSDVHHIDNNICSTTVACCVQFLREEVYCVPDIMLYEMDRAIRDDLNHRSSMEQKWMDSAVVDFKPYLYYLQCLNFGALRLRTKQRQALENLVDAFSEEFRDQLHHPETVANLMGHCFEMKGNIPMANAIYKKSVDFMPMNNAANWHVRRTKRML, via the exons ATGGCCATGGATTTAGAATACTTCCATCCACTGTCTTTGAGGCTATCACGAGTGCTGGACGATGTTGGTGTTAGCTGGCGTATCATGAAGAGAAGGAGGATGACTTACTTGAACAGAGAGGCAACAGAATCACTTTGGGCCATGCTTCTTGGGAAGGATGTGGTTTTCTTCTACTTTGGAAGTCAGTCTGAGGGTACAACGTCCCGGGGTCTGGGCTCTGATGTTGACATTCTTGGGTGCTTAGGACACGTAAACATAATGACGGACAAAAGAGATTGGATTTACGGGAAGGACAATCTATTCATGATAAAGGAGGAACTAACACCCCCTCAACATTATCTGCTACAGGAGATAAGAGCTGACATTCCTGAACCTGTCACGGATTCACAACAGTGTTACTGCTTAAAAGATGTAAATGGTAGATCGTTTAGAAGTAGTTTATTAGTTGACATTGCGGCTAAAATGGTCTTTGGGAAATACAGAATGGTATCAAGCGGTCCTTCAAAAAGTATTTCGAAAGACGTTGACGTAGTTGCAGCTTTTAAATGCCGATCCTTACCACCCGAATGCCAGGCCTGGTTCGACAGACCAAGACCTGGTCATTGGCCAAGCGCATATTTATTCCGTCAGGCCAGGCAATGTGGATGTTTCCTTGTCCCTGATGGACATCCGGACAGCTTCAGTGAACACTTGGAGTGGAGAATGACGCCGAATTTAGTTGAAAGATTACttatgtttagtttaaatataatccAACTAAAGTGTTATGTCTTGTTGAAGATGATTAAGAAATGTTTCTTCGCACCCCTTGTTGGAGATCGCTTCACATCATTTCATTGTAAGACTGTATTGTTTTTCACAGTAGAGCGAACACCACCAGCACTTTGGAAAGAACACAACTTGCTTAAATGTGTTCTTTGCTGCATACACACACTTATAAGGATGCTTAAGATTGGTTGGTGTCCCCATTTCATCGTTTCAGGTGTAAATTTGTTTGACGGAAAACTGCAAAAACACAGTCAGTGTAAGCT ATATTCCCTTAAAACTCAACCCACCGGACAGGCGTTCAGATCAGATGTCCATCATATTGACAATAACATATGTTCAACAACGGTGGCATGTTGTGTTCAATTCCTGCGGGAAGAGGTGTATTGTGTTCCTGATATAATGTTGTACGAAATGGACAGAGCAATTAGAGACGATTTGAACCACAGAAGTAGTATGGAACAGAAATGGATGGACAGTGCTGTGGTCGACTTCAAGCCATACCTCTACTACTTACAATGTCTTAACTTTGGGGCCCTTAGGCTAAGGACAAAACAGAGGCAGGCTCTGGAAAACCTTGTAGATGCTTTTTCTGAGGAATTTAGAGATCAGTTACACCACCCAGAGACGGTTGCTAACCTTATGGGTCACTGCTTCGAGATGAAAGGAAATATTCCCATGGCCAATGCAATATATAAGAAATCAGTGGATTTTATGCCAATGAATAACGCCGCTAATTGGCACGTGAGGAGAACAAAGAGGATGCTCTAA